In the Gopherus flavomarginatus isolate rGopFla2 chromosome 6, rGopFla2.mat.asm, whole genome shotgun sequence genome, one interval contains:
- the LOC127053202 gene encoding epidermal differentiation-specific protein-like has protein sequence MALPSIQLSDVRRDEPGPAEQQCAVQPGVNKIVVYEHADFEGLSREFTSDVPDLHELDFGDCICSLRVVGQPWIAYTAPKYEGDAYALEEGEYRTVEKNKAFSALRLVHHDLADPQITLYEEPDYAGQSKVVTEETNLTYGYFNDRVSSHVVQRGVWLLYKHPARGGWYHIAWPGERLPDYKPQLGFHNCLSHLRPLAPGRPAVTARILWGQRKVEDERDVLIDEIVGVNATDLEQTFTTCSSREYVTTTLQSFRFSNATSLRAGLSFTLAVEAANVFTVEKGRSESSTRRDRVEVLLPAKIPPHTQLTIHVVSKEATISVPVELTISQNERSKTELGEYRCVSGRTISTKYTMKPAPPPGGEQAPTPATSTLDH, from the coding sequence ATGGCCCTGCCTAGCATTCAGCTGTCGGATGTGCGGCGGGACGAGCCCGGCCCGGCCGAGCAGCAGTGCGCTGTGCAGCCCGGTGTCAACAAGATCGTGGTCTACGAGCATGCTGACTTCGAGGGGCTGAGCCGAGAGTTCACGTCCGACGTGCCGGACCTGCACGAGCTGGACTTTGGGGACTGCATCTGCTCGCTGCGGGTGGTGGGGCAGCCGTGGATCGCCTACACGGCCCCTAAGTACGAGGGCGACGCCTACGCCCTGGAGGAAGGCGAGTACCGGACGGTGGAGAAGAACAAGGCGTTCTCGGCGCTGCGGCTAGTGCACCACGACCTGGCTGATCCGCAGATCACCCTGTACGAGGAGCCCGACTACGCAGGCCAGAGCAAGGTGGTGACAGAAGAGACCAACCTCACCTACGGCTACTTCAACGACCGGGTCTCCTCCCACGTGGTGCAGCGCGGCGTCTGGCTGCTCTACAAGCACCCGGCCCGCGGGGGCTGGTATCACATCGCCTGGCCTGGCGAGCGCCTGCCCGACTACAAGCCACAGCTGGGCTTCCACAACTGCCTGTCCCACTTGCGCCCGCTGGCGCCCGGCCGCCCTGCCGTCACCGCCCGCATCCTGTGGGGCCAGCGGAAGGTGGAGGACGAGCGGGACGTGCTGATTGACGAGATCGTGGGGGTGAACGCCACGGACCTGGAGCAGACGTTCACCACCTGCAGCAGCCGGGAATACGTCACCACCACGCTGCAGAGCTTCCGGTTCAGCAACGCCACCAGCCTGCGGGCAGGGCTCTCCTTCACGCTGGCCGTGGAAGCCGCCAATGTCTTCACCGTGGAGAAGGGGCGCAGCGAGTCCAGCACCCGGCGTGATCGAGTGGAGGTGCTCTTGCCAGCCAAGATcccgccccacacccagctcaccATCCACGTGGTGAGCAAGGAGGCCACCATCTCGGTGCCGGTGGAGCTCACCATCAGCCAGAACGAGCGGAGCAAGACGGAGCTGGGGGAGTACCGGTGTGTGTCGGGGCGCACCATCAGCACCAAGTACACCATGAAACCGGCCCCGCCGCCGGGGGGGGAGCAGGCCCCCACCCCCGCTACCAGCACCCTGGACCATTGA